The region CGGAAATAAGATACGGCTTCATTTTGCAGACCCCCTCCATCTCCTCTTTTACAATCTTTATGAGCCCGTCTTTTTGTTCCTCTGGAGACTCAAATAAAAGTTCGTCGTGAACCTGAAGAATGAGCGGGCAATGCCCTCTCTTGAACCGTTCTAAGTCCCAGAGCCTATTAAATATCTTCACCATTGCAATCTTAATAATATCAGCGGCTGTGCCCTGTATAGGTGCATTTATGGCAAGCCTTTCTCCAAACTGCCTTGTCAGTGCGTTTTTGCTTTTAAGCTCAGGCACAGGCCTTTTCCTTCCAAAAAGTGTCTTTACATATCCATTTTCTCTTGCCTTATCGATGGCTTTCTCTATATATGCCCTGACACCTGAATGTCTTTCAAAATACTGCTTTATATAGATTTCTGCCTCTTCTTTTGAGATGCCTAATGCCTCGGAAAGTCCAAATGGCGTTATGCCATAGATTATTCCAAAGTTTACTGTCTTTGCAACCCTTCTCATATCCTCTGTAACCTCATTGGAAGAAATGCCGAATATCTGACTTGCTGTCTCTGAATGAACATCAATGTCCCTCTGAAATGCACTAATGAGTAGAGAATCACCGCTCATATGAGCCATAACCCTTAATTCAATCTGTGAGTAATCAGCAGAGATTATAATATTGCCTTCCTCTGCAACGAATGCCTCTCTTATGCGTTTTCCCCAATGTCCTCTTACTGGTATATTCTGAAGGTTAGGCTCTTTGCTCGAAAGCCTTCCTGTGGCAGTAGCTGTTTGCTCAAATGATGTATGAAGCCTTCCTGTCGCAGGGTTTATGAGTAGTGGCAGGGCATCCACATAAGTGCTCTTTAGCTTAAAAAAACTTCTCCAGTTAAGTATCTCTTTTGGCAATTCATGGGTTTTTGAAAGCTCCTCCAAGACTGACATTTCAGTTGAATAACCTGTTTTTTTCTTTTTCCCCGGCTTAAGTCCTAAGACATCGAATAGCACCCTTCCTAATTGCCTTGGCGAATTAATATTGAACTCTTCGCCTGAAAGGAAATATATTCTTTTTTTAATGGCACTTAGCTCCTCTGAAAGCTCTTCTGAAAGGCTTTTGAGGATTTTCGTATCAACCCTTAGCCCTGTCTCCTCCATCTCGGAAAGGACATAGATAAGAGGCATCTCTATCTTGAGGTAGAGATTGTCAAGCCCTTCTTCTTTGAGTTTCTTAGAGAATATCTCTTTGAGCTTAAGGCTTAGCTCTACATTTTCACATGAATAGTCTCTTGCCAGATGAATTGGGACATTGTCAAATCCCTTTTTACCTACTACCTCCATGAATGTCCTTTTCTTTATCGAAAGCTCCTCGAGGCTCAGGCTCTCGAGACTGTAATCCCGAAGCATCGGGAGGGGATTTAGGAGATAGGCACACACCATTACATCATAAAGCACTCCCTGAACCCGAATCCCTTGTTTTTTAAGAATCCGCACAATGCGTTTAAGGTCATGCCCTGTTTTTTCGATAGCTCGATTTTCGATAATGGGTTTTAGCACTGAAAAGGCATCCTCTTTTTTAATCTGCTCAATCACTCCTTCGTATGAGTGCATAAGCGGTATATAGGCAGGAGTGCCTTTTTCGGTTAGGACCGAGAGCCCTATTATTTCATCGGGCTCGGTGCCTTTTCCCTGTGTCTCTATGCTTAAGGCAAGCTCTTTTTTTATGGCATCCACAAAGTCTTTTAAATGGCTTAGGGTGGATATTGTCTCATACTGCCTCGAAGGAGAAGGACCACCCGGTATAAGGGACATGAGAGAGGTAAATTCGAACTCCTTAAAAAGCCTTAAAACAGCCTGCCAATCAGGCTCTCTTAAGGACATGTCTTTAAGCTCTATGTCTACTGGCACAAATCTGTCTATCTCGGAAAGCCTTCTGCTTAGCTTTATCAAGTCTATATTATCCTCGATGAGTTTTCTTATTCTTTGTTTTTTAATTCTTTCGGGATGGGCTATAAGCTCATCGAGGCTTTTAAATTCACTAAGCAGTTCCTTTGCAATCTTCTCGCCAATGCCTTTCACACCGGGTATGTTATCAGCCGCATCTCCTGTAAGTGCCATAAACTCCGTAACCCTCTCAGGGAAAACCCCAAACCTTTCTTTTACATACTCTTTTTCAAACACTACACCTTTCATCGGGTCATAGACCTTTATAGAGTCATCGATAAGCTGAAGCATGTCTTTGTCTCCTGTGACTATGAAGACATCCATGCCCTGCCTCGATGCCTTCTCTGCCACGGTTGCTAATACATCGTCTGCCTCATATCCTGAAACCTCTAAGACATTGATATTAAATGCAGAGAGCATCTCTTTGACAAAGGGCATCTGTTGCCTTAGCTCATTCGGGGTCTCGGGCCTATGTGCCTTGTAGTCTTCAAAGAGTATGTGTCTTTCCGTAAGAAGGGGTGAATCAAAGGACACGGCAATGGCATCAGGCTTCCTCTCCCTCAGGAGCTTAAGAAGCATACTCGTAAAACCAAAGATTGCACTTGTGGGTCTGCCCCTTGAGTTAGTAAGCCCCCTGATTGCATAAAAGGCTCTATAGACATATGAGTTTCCATCGATTAGATAAAGATTCATCAATAAAGTTTAGCATAGATAGGCATTTCTATCGTGATACAAAAATGTTAAATTAATCTATGAGCAGGATTTCTGTTTTAATCAGCAAACCTGTTATCCACCTCATCCTAATAGCCCTCATCGGCATTCTTTTATATTCAAACACATTCAATTCCCCTTTTCAGTGGGATGAGGAGGATTTTATCTTTGGAAACCCTATTGTAAAAGACCTCAGTTACTTTTCAGAGCCTTCAAAGGCAAAAGGGCTTGAACTTTACCCCGCACTTAAAAGCAGATATATTGGCTACCTTACATTCGCACTTAATTATAAACTTCATGGCACTGAAGTGGCTATCATGTCTTTAATCTTACAATTCATATCCTGAATGCTATGCTTATGTATTTTCTTGTTGTGCTTACTTTCAGGACACCTTTTCTGTTATTGCGATGCCGAAACATCGGCAGAAACAATCTCATTGCCCTTTTCTCTGCCCTCCTTTTTGTCTCCCATCCCATTCAGACAGAGGCAGTTACATACATATTTCAGAGACTTGCATCGCTGGTTGCATTTTTTTATCTTCTTTCAATTGTCCTTTATATAAAGTGGAGACTTCAGGTCACCCCCTCCCTCACCCTCCCCCATCAAGGGGGAGGGAAGTGGTGGGGGGCTTCACTACTCTACCTTGCCAGCATCCTTTCAGCCATACTTGCCATGAAGACTAAGGAAAATGCCTTTACCCTTCCTATTGTCATTGCCCTTTATGAATTCTTCTTCTTTAGAGGCACTTTAGGTAAGAGAGTTCTCCATCTCATTCCATTTCTTTTAACCATGCTTATAATCCCTATCACTCTTATAGGCATTGACAAGCCTGTTGGAGAAATAATAAGCGGAATAGAGCCTGCAACAAGAGGCTATGAGGGCATATCGAGGGCAGATTATATTCTTACTCAGTTCAGAGTTGTGGTTACATATATAAGGCTTTTGTTTTTACCTGTAAACCAGAATATAGATTATGATTATCCAGTCTATCACTCGTTTTTTGACATTCAGGTATTTTTGTCTTTTCTTTTTCTAATCTTTGTTTTTGGCTCTGCTTTTTATTTTCTTATAAGGTCTAAGTTCTCTCCAGTATTAAGGTTTATTTCATTTGGAATCTTCTGGTTCTTTATAACTCTTTCAGTGGAATCCAGCGTTATTCCTCAGTATATACTCATAAATGAATACAGGGTTTATCTGCCATCAATGGGAGTGTTTACAGCTATAGTGAATGGAGCATTTTTATTTATAGAAAGGCTTAAGGGCAAGAAGACTCAGACAGCCGTATTAGCATTTTTAATTTTAATACCGCTTTTGCTTTCACCTGCCACATATAATCGGAATGCTGTATGGAGAAGCACGGTGAGTTTATGGACGGATGTAGTAAGAGAATCTCCTTTGAAAGAAAGAGGTCATAATAATCTTGGTAATGCTTATATGGGAAAGGGGTTGACTGACAAGGCAATAGAGCATTTCCTTATTGTCTTAAAGCTAAAGCCGAATTTTTTAGAAGCACATAATAATCTCGGTTATGCTTATTTATCTAAAGGCTTAATTGACAATGCCATAGAACAGTATCAGATTGCGTTAAGACTGAAGCCGGATTATGCAGAGGCACATTATAATCTCGGCGTTGTTTACTATAAGAAAGGCTTGCTTGACAATGCCATAGAACAATATCAGATTGCATCAAGACTAAGGCCGGATTATGCAAAGGCACATTATAATCTCGGTGGTGCTTATCTTAAAAAAGGGTTTATAGATAAGGCAAGGAAAGAATTTGAGACTACTCTAAAAATAAACCTGGACTTTGAGCCAGCCCGAAAATACTTAATGGATATAAATAAAACTAATTCTCCTTATCCTAAAAAGCAGTAGTGCATAGTAGTAGCAAAGACTTATTTTATTTATCCGCCTTTGACATTCACCATGTATTTAGGTTATTTTTTAAAATGGATTTAGGCTCAAAGATTGCGCTTGTTACCGGGATTTTTACGCTAACATTTATGCTTAATCTTCCATTCGGGTATATGAGGTCAAAGACAAAGAGGTTTTCCCTTAGCTGGTTTCTTTGTATACATCTTCCAATCCCAATTATATTTCTTGGAAGACTTTTTTCGCATCTTGACATAAGATATGTCCCAATATTTATAACTGCCGCATTAATTGGTCAGATATGGGGCGGAAAACTGGAGTTTTAGTGCTTACTGCATTTCTTTCAGGCATCGGCAAGATAACGCTTAATGATATAGCTATACCTGAGCCCTCCAAAGGAGAGCTTCTGATAAAGGTGAAAACTGCCCTTACATGCGGAACAGACCTCAAGGCATACATAAGGGGATATCCCCTGATACCAATGCCAGGGCCTTTTGGACATGAGTTCTCAGGGGTTGTAGAGGAATCTATTGGTGTCTCTGCTTTTAAAAAGGGAGATGAGATTATGGCTGTGCATACGGCTCCATGTCTTAAGTGCAAATACTGTAAAGCAGGGCTTTATAACCTCTGTAAAGATATTATGGATACAAAGGTCATTGGTGCATTCTCCGAATACATCCTTCTTCCTGCGCATATAGTCAAACAGAATGTTTTTCATAAACCCAAGAAGGTAAGTTTTGATGAGGCGGCATTCCTTGAGCCTCTTTCATGCGTTCTTCATGGAATGAGAGGGCTTGACATAAAAAAAGGAGACAGGATTCTCATTATCGGTGTGGGCACTATCGGCTTGATTCATCTACTACTTCTGAAACAAAAAAGAGCGATTGTAGCAATTACGGATATAAATAAAAAACGGCTTAAGATGGCTGAATCTTTAGGTGCTGATTTCGCCTTTATGCCACAAATGGCTGATACCAAAACAAAGGCTCTAACAGATGGCATTGGTTTTGACTATATCTTTGAGTGCACAGGCAGACCTGAGGTCTGGGAGTCATCTATAAGCCTTCTTAGATGTGGTGGCACACTCATACTCTTTGGTGGATGCCCAAAAGGCACGAAGGTTTCATATGACACAGAAAGACTTCATTACGATGAGCTTACAATTAAAGGCGTGTTTCACTTTATGCCTGAGGATGTGAAAAAGGCATATGAGCTTATTTGCAAAGGAAAACTCGGATTAAAAAGACTCATATCCGGAAGGTATCCCCTTAAAGACATTAAAAAGGCATTTGATAGATTAAAAATGGGTGAGGGGATAAAGTATGCGATAATACCATGAGTTCAGGGTGATATGGGGTGTTGTATAAGGTATTGTAACCCAACCATCACCGCAATGCCTTTTTCGCCACTTCTCCATTCCTCGGTCTTTCTTTCATTCTCAAATAAGCCAACACCATAGGCTTGTAATCGTGGTGAAAGGTTAAAGGATAATTTTATGATGCCACGCCTGATTGGGTCGTCATGATAAGGATTGCCAATTCTCTGAGGCCAGTATTCTCCATAATTGACATTGCCCGACCAGTTTGTCTTTTTGTAGCTGAGATCTATATAGCCTCCAACTCCTGTGATAGGTGTTTTATTTCTGTAATATATATCCCTGTAATAGAGACTTCGGGGTATTCCATCCA is a window of Nitrospirota bacterium DNA encoding:
- a CDS encoding zinc-binding dehydrogenase, producing MGRKTGVLVLTAFLSGIGKITLNDIAIPEPSKGELLIKVKTALTCGTDLKAYIRGYPLIPMPGPFGHEFSGVVEESIGVSAFKKGDEIMAVHTAPCLKCKYCKAGLYNLCKDIMDTKVIGAFSEYILLPAHIVKQNVFHKPKKVSFDEAAFLEPLSCVLHGMRGLDIKKGDRILIIGVGTIGLIHLLLLKQKRAIVAITDINKKRLKMAESLGADFAFMPQMADTKTKALTDGIGFDYIFECTGRPEVWESSISLLRCGGTLILFGGCPKGTKVSYDTERLHYDELTIKGVFHFMPEDVKKAYELICKGKLGLKRLISGRYPLKDIKKAFDRLKMGEGIKYAIIP
- a CDS encoding tetratricopeptide repeat protein yields the protein MYFLVVLTFRTPFLLLRCRNIGRNNLIALFSALLFVSHPIQTEAVTYIFQRLASLVAFFYLLSIVLYIKWRLQVTPSLTLPHQGGGKWWGASLLYLASILSAILAMKTKENAFTLPIVIALYEFFFFRGTLGKRVLHLIPFLLTMLIIPITLIGIDKPVGEIISGIEPATRGYEGISRADYILTQFRVVVTYIRLLFLPVNQNIDYDYPVYHSFFDIQVFLSFLFLIFVFGSAFYFLIRSKFSPVLRFISFGIFWFFITLSVESSVIPQYILINEYRVYLPSMGVFTAIVNGAFLFIERLKGKKTQTAVLAFLILIPLLLSPATYNRNAVWRSTVSLWTDVVRESPLKERGHNNLGNAYMGKGLTDKAIEHFLIVLKLKPNFLEAHNNLGYAYLSKGLIDNAIEQYQIALRLKPDYAEAHYNLGVVYYKKGLLDNAIEQYQIASRLRPDYAKAHYNLGGAYLKKGFIDKARKEFETTLKINLDFEPARKYLMDINKTNSPYPKKQ
- the polA gene encoding DNA polymerase I, translating into MNLYLIDGNSYVYRAFYAIRGLTNSRGRPTSAIFGFTSMLLKLLRERKPDAIAVSFDSPLLTERHILFEDYKAHRPETPNELRQQMPFVKEMLSAFNINVLEVSGYEADDVLATVAEKASRQGMDVFIVTGDKDMLQLIDDSIKVYDPMKGVVFEKEYVKERFGVFPERVTEFMALTGDAADNIPGVKGIGEKIAKELLSEFKSLDELIAHPERIKKQRIRKLIEDNIDLIKLSRRLSEIDRFVPVDIELKDMSLREPDWQAVLRLFKEFEFTSLMSLIPGGPSPSRQYETISTLSHLKDFVDAIKKELALSIETQGKGTEPDEIIGLSVLTEKGTPAYIPLMHSYEGVIEQIKKEDAFSVLKPIIENRAIEKTGHDLKRIVRILKKQGIRVQGVLYDVMVCAYLLNPLPMLRDYSLESLSLEELSIKKRTFMEVVGKKGFDNVPIHLARDYSCENVELSLKLKEIFSKKLKEEGLDNLYLKIEMPLIYVLSEMEETGLRVDTKILKSLSEELSEELSAIKKRIYFLSGEEFNINSPRQLGRVLFDVLGLKPGKKKKTGYSTEMSVLEELSKTHELPKEILNWRSFFKLKSTYVDALPLLINPATGRLHTSFEQTATATGRLSSKEPNLQNIPVRGHWGKRIREAFVAEEGNIIISADYSQIELRVMAHMSGDSLLISAFQRDIDVHSETASQIFGISSNEVTEDMRRVAKTVNFGIIYGITPFGLSEALGISKEEAEIYIKQYFERHSGVRAYIEKAIDKARENGYVKTLFGRKRPVPELKSKNALTRQFGERLAINAPIQGTAADIIKIAMVKIFNRLWDLERFKRGHCPLILQVHDELLFESPEEQKDGLIKIVKEEMEGVCKMKPYLISVPLKVEISSGRNWAECQ